The genomic window GGCCAGCAGAAGGGTCTCCAGGTGTTGTGGTCTTCCCTGAAAATCCCTTCAAGAGCACCGAGTTCATCCTGGGGGCTGCTTGCTGTCGTCCGGCCCCAACCAGCAGGTGCGCACGCCCTCCCCTGCAGCTCCGGGCTCTGCAGTCCCCTGCTCAGTGCTGTGGACGCAGACCCTCCCACACATCGCTGCCCAACTGGGAAGAGACTGTGACTTGACAGGACTTTGCTAAAAGCTCCAGGatggagaaacaaaatacagGAAGTGTCTTAGAGCAGCTGCCAGACGTGCTTCCGCTGGAGATCACTGACCCCATCCCAGCCTCACTGACGAGGCCCGGACGAGAGGAGCCGTCCGTCCTGCAGCACCCAGCAGGCCAGTGGGGACTGGTGAGGAAGCAGGCGGCTCCCCTCAGCAGACGTTTCCCTTCTCTCGGGCATGAGATCTGCTGCCCGGTCCCCATGTCGCATCCCGGAGGCTTCCTGAGAACACAGACAGTGGggatttctcttctctccaggagAAACACGACCCCTGCTCACTGGGAACACGGGATCATCTTAAAATCCTCTGAAAAAGGAAAGGTCCGCAGAGACCCAGGAACGTCTGTGTGACCAGACAGAGCCCGAGCTGCTTCGTCTAAAACTGGCGCTCGGCTTCCTCTACGGTGTCTGCCTCCTCCACAGGGAGGCACTTCCTTTACATTCGGGTGTGACTGAAAGACCGAGtcgggcattctttttttttttttttttaatcattttttttttaattttcagcgtaacagtattcattgtttttgttccacacccagtgctccatgcagtccgtgccctctccaatacccaccacccggttcccccaacctcccacccccgccccttcaaaaccctcagattgtttttcagagtccacagtccctcatggttcacctccccttccaaagcCGAGTCGGGCATTCTTGTGGACAAAGGCAAGACAACTCCAGGTCTCAAGCTTTAAAAACAGGCACCGTCTGTCAGTCCTTACACGCAGGCAGTCCTCCTTATCCGAGCGTCAAGGTACTGAAGACGGAACCCACTTCAGGGGAttccacttaaaattttatgGTGAATTACATACCCCCATAATTGAGATTTTAGTTTcgaaaaacaaaataatgcacATGGAAATCATCTGGCTTATTTTCTGCTTCGCAGAATTTAGATTACCACAGGCAATTTGCAGAACAAATTGAATCGAATATTGATTTTTCAGATGTGGGAGCTGCTGCGACTGCAGCTATCCTGACGGCTCAGGGAGcaaagctggggggagggaggcaacTAAAACTGTAAGAGAGCCCCCCCCAACCCTGTCCTGACCTTGACCTTGCTTTGCTCCCTTCCGGCAGGGGTGAAACCTCCCACAGCACCGCACTCCCAGCCCCTCTGGCTCTAGTCCCCTGACACCCCCTTACCCAGAACTGGATCCCGTGGCCGCTAACTGCTCCCAGCGTCCTGCCTCTCACAAGAGTCCGGGAGGACACGTTCCAGTCCCCTTCCCTGCACAGCAGCGCCCGCCTGGTCAGCCCAGCAACACGAGGCTCTTGCAGCCGGCGGACGGCAGCAACAGGGGGAAGGGCTGCGAGAGCCTGTTTCCAACAGGGAGGAACATCTCAGGGAAGAGCAACGTCTCTTTCCTCTTAGTTTATCACCAGGGCCGGCCAGTGAAACAGCCAACTGCTGTGCGAACCACGAGGCCTCCTTCTCAgactctgtctcttccttcctcccagctgCAGCCAAACCCGTGATTTCCCTCCATCCCCCATGGACCACCGTCTTCAGAGGAGAGACAGTGACTCTGACTTGCAATGCGTCACGCATCCACGCAGCAGAGAACATGAAATGGTACCGGTGGTTCCTCGGGGCAGCAGTGCTACGTGACACCCCAGGAAACACCCTCAAGGCCCGGGTCTCTGGAATGTACAGGTGCCAGACCCGGGGCTCACTCCTAAGTGACAGTGTCAGCTTGATCTTTTCTTCAGGTGAGCAAGAGGGTGGGTTAGTTCAAACGATAGAAGTGGTTCTGACGCCTCCTAGTCCCCTGGAGTTGGCGAGACGAAGTCCTTCCTGCGGCTCTAACCCTTGACCCCTGCCAGCTTCGTGTCCTAGAGTTCCTCGTGTCTACAGGTGTTTTTCGAACTTCTGTTGACGTTAGAGTGTCATCGTCTGATGGCCATCCGCGGACCTCCCTGTGCATTTACACAGCGGAGGAAGGACTTCATTTTAGGGGATTCAAAACAGAAGCCACCTTAGCGCCGGCCCTCCAGAGACGCACAGCCCCCTGCAGGAGAAACGACACGGACATGAGCTTACTGAGCACCAAGCAAGTGTGAAAAGTGGCGTAGGACAAGAGTTCGGAGGAGGGAGTCTCCAcctcaggcctctgtccccacctGTTCTCGAGCCTGTCCCTTCTCTACTCCCACTTTTCGCCTCAGGGGCtccactctcttcctctgctctcatGTCCTGCTTTGCCTACTTCACAGAGAATGGTTGGGACCACTGCACAGCCCTGCTCCGGGGAAGAGGCCGTCCCTCAGTCACCACAGACAGAGGGGCCAGAACGGGCCTGTCACGCAGAGCTGAAGAGCAGGAGGATGTCCTCACGGGACCCCAttccccatccctcacccctgGATCTGTGTCTGAGAATGAGCCTGCTGCCTGGCGAGCCCCAGAGTGCGGTGACCCTTCCTAGTCTGTTTCCTCTGCGGTGACTCTCGCTCTGGGACCCTGGGAGCAGGCTGGTGGCAATCCTTAACTGTATTCAGCTATGTCGGAGTGTCACTCACATCCCACCCAGCTCTCCGTCCCCACGTTAGAATCCTCATACGATGAATCTATCCTTGAGTAGGAAGCAGGGGTCGAGCTGGAGTGTTTGGGGCTTATTTAAGAAACAGGTCATGAGGATTGGGAAGAAACGAGTGAGCCTGGGCCGGAGCCTAAATCctgtggaagagaaaagaaagccagtCGTGCCTCGTGAGCCGAGCTGCACGGAGGAAGGGGGTGTCCCTGAGTGACAGCTGCTGGTCTCTGTGCTTTCCAGAACGGCTCGTCCTTCAGGCTCCGGCCTCTGTGTTTGAAGGTGACACGCTCGTTCTGCGATGCCgagtgaggcagggagagaaactGGGCACTGTGACGTACAGCTGGAACAGGAAAGTTGTCTCCTCCTCTCCGGAAGCCCGAGACCTTGTGATACCACAAGCAAGTCTGAATAACAGTGGCTTTTATGGATGCTCTGGATTTCTGCAGGGAAATCGTTACCCATATAGGTCAAGTGCCAGATATGTTAACATTCAAGGTACGCCCTTCGTCTCATGTAGGTTGCTGAGTCATGTCAGGGCGGGGAGGGCCTGATGGGGGATCCGTACGTTAGCGCCCCAACTCCGGATAAGGACAGCCATAGGTCCTCCAGCAGACACAGCGGGGTCAATGCACTGGGAGCTGCTGAAGGACAATGGGATAGCGGGGTCAACGAGTCTCTGTCTTGCCGTGTGCCTGTCTGAAGTTTCCTAGAACCAAGCAGCCAAGCCTGCCCATCCCGGAGCTCTAAGTGCCGCATCCTGAGAACTtggtttccctcttctctccagaACTATTTCCACAACCAAAGCTGGAAGTCATACCCCCCCAGCCCATGGAGGGTGGCTCTGTAAACCTGAGCTGTCGGACGCAGCTGCCCCTCGAGCGGTCGGACGCTCTGCTGTCCTTCATCTTCTTCAGGGACCATGGGGTCATGTTATCGAACTGGAGCAGGTCTCCGGAACTCCAGATCACAGTCGTCTGGAGGGAGGACTCGGGGTCGTATTGGTGTGAGGCCTCGGAAGCCATCTCCGGCATCCGCAAACGCAGCCACCCCCTGCAGGTCCGTGTGCACGGTGAGTGTCCAAGTGGCAGAGAGCCAGGGCTGTGGCACCCTCCCCTGCGGCTCCCCAtggccctgggcagggagggaccACCCAGCACGGATGGATTTGGTCATCCTGATGGACGCAGGCTGACCCTGGAGTCAGGTACGATAATAGAATTACAGGGCTCGTTTCCACCACTATCTGCCTAAAAACTCAGACTTCCTTTGGAACTCCAGCACCTCGAAATCATAGAGGTGGTTCGTGAAGTTAGATTCGAGAGttagggaaaacaaacaaaaccaagaaataagGTGCCCTGAGCTGACACATTCTAGAAGGCCAGATCTTGGGGCAAACCATTGAGGAGATAAGCCTCAGCCTCTTCCTCATCAACAGCAGCAAATGATGGGCGTGCCAGCCAAGTGCGACGCACAAGAGAAGGATGCACAGGTAAACGTAAATATGGTAAGTATCGTCTTGTCTCAGGGACCAAGCATGACTCCTGGAAATGGGTGTGATCCAGCCCGGCTCCAGGGGGACCACTCTCTCGGCTACCTGTCCCTGCAGACAATCCAGACAGCCAGGCAGGACCTCAGACAAAACTCAAAGGCTTCTCCAGGGGTAGCCAGGTTTTCTCTCCAGTGGCCTCGTGTGAACTATTAAATCTGGTGATGTTCTAGCTCGGAACTCCACATTCTACGGGCTACAGAGCCCCATCCAACatgccagccctgccctccccccacagaCCCTCCCTGGCCCTCTCATGTTCACACGGGTGTCCCGGCGGCCCTTACCTGCCTTCAGCCGCCCTCTTGTGCTCACATAGATGTCCCGGTGGCCCTCACCTGCCCTCACCTGTCCTCTCGTGTTCACACAGGTGTCCCAGTGTCTGCCGTGCTCCTGGAGACCCAGCCCCAGGGGGGCCACGTGCTTGCAGGGGAGCGTCTGGTC from Lutra lutra chromosome 15, mLutLut1.2, whole genome shotgun sequence includes these protein-coding regions:
- the FCRL4 gene encoding Fc receptor-like protein 4 isoform X3, with amino-acid sequence MTAVSCSLKHLLRWLRARDGPLCALPLLGIPGHAPMLLWASLLVLAPVIGELAAAKPVISLHPPWTTVFRGETVTLTCNASRIHAAENMKWYRWFLGAAVLRDTPGNTLKARVSGMYRCQTRGSLLSDSVSLIFSSERLVLQAPASVFEGDTLVLRCRVRQGEKLGTVTYSWNRKVVSSSPEARDLVIPQASLNNSGFYGCSGFLQGNRYPYRSSARYVNIQELFPQPKLEVIPPQPMEGGSVNLSCRTQLPLERSDALLSFIFFRDHGVMLSNWSRSPELQITVVWREDSGSYWCEASEAISGIRKRSHPLQVRVHGVPVSAVLLETQPQGGHVLAGERLVLVCSVAEGTGDTTFSWHREDTGERLGSTRQRSQRAELEIPAVVGSHTGRYYCTADNGHGLACSRALNVTVTGTPGNRSGLIAAKATGVLLSILLLAVVLWTYAQRHRNSGHGFPGNSARSPPATGPEEAPQAGCPAPGELPWSYDKVHAGEGDLVYSEIQFMQLGQEGAARTSRTSLDKTRLPEDSAGKLRSQDEDAVESYENVQFA
- the FCRL4 gene encoding Fc receptor-like protein 4 isoform X2, giving the protein MTAVSCSLKHLLRWLRARDGPLCALPLLGIPGHAPMLLWASLLVLAAAKPVISLHPPWTTVFRGETVTLTCNASRIHAAENMKWYRWFLGAAVLRDTPGNTLKARVSGMYRCQTRGSLLSDSVSLIFSSERLVLQAPASVFEGDTLVLRCRVRQGEKLGTVTYSWNRKVVSSSPEARDLVIPQASLNNSGFYGCSGFLQGNRYPYRSSARYVNIQELFPQPKLEVIPPQPMEGGSVNLSCRTQLPLERSDALLSFIFFRDHGVMLSNWSRSPELQITVVWREDSGSYWCEASEAISGIRKRSHPLQVRVHGVPVSAVLLETQPQGGHVLAGERLVLVCSVAEGTGDTTFSWHREDTGERLGSTRQRSQRAELEIPAVVGSHTGRYYCTADNGHGLACSRALNVTVTGTPGNRSGLIAAKATGVLLSILLLAVVLWTYAQRHRNSGHGFPGNSARSPPATGPEEAPQAGCPAPGELPWSYDKVHAGEGDLVYSEIQFMQLGQEGAARTSRTSLDKHDLVVYSAVKTRLPEDSAGKLRSQDEDAVESYENVQFA
- the FCRL4 gene encoding Fc receptor-like protein 4 isoform X1; this encodes MTAVSCSLKHLLRWLRARDGPLCALPLLGIPGHAPMLLWASLLVLAPVIGELAAAKPVISLHPPWTTVFRGETVTLTCNASRIHAAENMKWYRWFLGAAVLRDTPGNTLKARVSGMYRCQTRGSLLSDSVSLIFSSERLVLQAPASVFEGDTLVLRCRVRQGEKLGTVTYSWNRKVVSSSPEARDLVIPQASLNNSGFYGCSGFLQGNRYPYRSSARYVNIQELFPQPKLEVIPPQPMEGGSVNLSCRTQLPLERSDALLSFIFFRDHGVMLSNWSRSPELQITVVWREDSGSYWCEASEAISGIRKRSHPLQVRVHGVPVSAVLLETQPQGGHVLAGERLVLVCSVAEGTGDTTFSWHREDTGERLGSTRQRSQRAELEIPAVVGSHTGRYYCTADNGHGLACSRALNVTVTGTPGNRSGLIAAKATGVLLSILLLAVVLWTYAQRHRNSGHGFPGNSARSPPATGPEEAPQAGCPAPGELPWSYDKVHAGEGDLVYSEIQFMQLGQEGAARTSRTSLDKHDLVVYSAVKTRLPEDSAGKLRSQDEDAVESYENVQFA
- the FCRL4 gene encoding Fc receptor-like protein 4 isoform X4, whose product is MKWYRWFLGAAVLRDTPGNTLKARVSGMYRCQTRGSLLSDSVSLIFSSERLVLQAPASVFEGDTLVLRCRVRQGEKLGTVTYSWNRKVVSSSPEARDLVIPQASLNNSGFYGCSGFLQGNRYPYRSSARYVNIQELFPQPKLEVIPPQPMEGGSVNLSCRTQLPLERSDALLSFIFFRDHGVMLSNWSRSPELQITVVWREDSGSYWCEASEAISGIRKRSHPLQVRVHGVPVSAVLLETQPQGGHVLAGERLVLVCSVAEGTGDTTFSWHREDTGERLGSTRQRSQRAELEIPAVVGSHTGRYYCTADNGHGLACSRALNVTVTGTPGNRSGLIAAKATGVLLSILLLAVVLWTYAQRHRNSGHGFPGNSARSPPATGPEEAPQAGCPAPGELPWSYDKVHAGEGDLVYSEIQFMQLGQEGAARTSRTSLDKHDLVVYSAVKTRLPEDSAGKLRSQDEDAVESYENVQFA